The Thermosynechococcus sp. genome has a segment encoding these proteins:
- a CDS encoding class I SAM-dependent methyltransferase, whose protein sequence is MPKGTPLLAEIQERIRAAGAISFCEFMALALYAPQWGYYNRPQMQIGQRGDFITSSSLTRDFAELLTEAFVQMWHALERPQRFTLLEMGAGEGHFAEGVLSYSQGTYPDFFAALEYQIQEQSPSLEARQRQRLAPWGDRLHWRSVKSSPEPMVGCIFSNELVDAFPVHRLQWQGGNWQEIYVSLNAQGAFQEVLGPLSDDRIHEYFATVGIDPQQQGYSDGYRTEVNLNLIPWLKDLSEYLERGFVLTIDYGYPARQYYHPARSQGTLQCYYQHRCHDNPYCFVGEQDITAHMDVTALTCYGEQFGLEALYVTRQSLFLMALGLGDRLVAQQQRNGNLLQALNRHQSLHQLIDPLGLGGFYVVLQGKQASLDLPQLREAIQGFG, encoded by the coding sequence ATGCCAAAAGGCACGCCGTTATTGGCCGAGATTCAGGAGCGCATCAGGGCAGCGGGCGCCATTTCCTTCTGTGAGTTTATGGCCTTGGCTCTCTATGCACCCCAGTGGGGTTATTACAATCGTCCCCAAATGCAGATTGGTCAGCGCGGCGACTTTATCACCTCCAGTAGTCTCACGCGGGATTTTGCGGAACTGCTCACTGAGGCTTTTGTGCAGATGTGGCACGCCTTGGAGCGACCGCAGCGATTTACCCTCCTGGAGATGGGTGCCGGTGAAGGCCACTTTGCCGAGGGGGTCTTAAGCTACAGTCAAGGGACCTATCCCGATTTCTTTGCTGCCCTGGAGTACCAGATTCAAGAGCAATCCCCCAGTTTAGAGGCACGTCAACGGCAACGCTTGGCACCTTGGGGCGATCGCCTGCATTGGCGGAGCGTTAAGAGTTCTCCTGAACCGATGGTTGGCTGCATCTTTAGCAATGAGCTGGTGGATGCGTTCCCCGTCCATCGGCTGCAATGGCAAGGGGGCAATTGGCAGGAAATTTATGTCAGCCTCAATGCCCAGGGAGCGTTTCAAGAGGTCTTGGGTCCCCTCAGCGACGATCGCATTCACGAGTACTTTGCCACCGTTGGCATTGATCCGCAGCAGCAGGGCTACAGCGACGGCTACCGTACTGAGGTGAATTTGAACCTGATCCCATGGCTCAAGGATCTAAGTGAGTACCTAGAGCGGGGCTTTGTTCTCACCATTGACTATGGTTATCCCGCCCGGCAATACTATCATCCCGCCCGCTCTCAGGGCACGTTGCAGTGCTACTACCAACACCGCTGCCACGATAATCCTTACTGCTTTGTTGGCGAGCAGGACATTACAGCCCATATGGATGTAACCGCTTTAACATGCTATGGTGAGCAATTTGGTCTTGAAGCCCTCTATGTCACCCGCCAGAGTTTATTTCTCATGGCCTTGGGGTTGGGCGATCGCCTAGTGGCACAGCAACAGAGGAATGGCAATCTCCTGCAAGCCCTCAACCGCCATCAATCACTTCACCAACTCATTGATCCCCTTGGCCTCGGGGGCTTTTACGTCGTTCTCCAAGGAAAGCAAGCCAGCCTCGATCTACCGCAACTCAGGGAAGCAATTCAGGGATTCGGTTAA